TCGGCACAGTCATTCGAGCGATGCTATGTGCTGAAAGAATGCCCACATAATTCGTTGGCTTTGTCGAATTTCCGACGTCACGATTGCATATTTGGGCACCTCGGTGCCGGCGCGCTTTTTGTTTCTAAGCCGCAGTGCATCGAAATCTTTGATGACAGGTCACCGACTCATCTGCTCATGTCAGGGCTATGAAGTCGCACAGTAAGCTATATAGGAGGGCAAACTCGTAGAGCGAGCCGACAAGGTTTGTGATTAGCCAGCGCCCAGATGGGGGCAGTGATGATTCTACCTCCGGCTTTGGCAGATTCAGAAAGTGGCGGCGCGATTTTGGCAATGCACCGTTGTCTGATCAGTCAGTCCCGATTCGGCATCTCGCCGTCATACTCGAGCAATTGGCCGGTCAGCGCAACAGCTTGATGGAATCGTTCAGCCGGTGTATCGAAGTTTAGTGCCTTGCGCGGGCGTTCGTGGAGCCGCCTGGCAATGGCATTGAGCTTGGCTTGCGAATAGATCGAGAGATCGGTTCCTTTCGGAAGGTACTGTCTCAAGAGCTCGTTGGTGTTTTCGTTCGTGCCGCGCTGCCAGGGATTTTGAGGTTCGCAGAAATAGACCCTGATATCGGTCGCGACAGTGAAGCTCTTGTGGCCAGCCATCTCTGTGCCGCGATCCCACGTCAGCGATTTTGTAACAATTCCTGCTGTAGTTTGCCAGCGTGCTTGATCAGGGCGTTGACTACAGCCTCAGAGTCCTTGCTGGCAATCTTCACGAGCATCACGAACTTTGTCTGGCGTTCGACGAGTGTTGCAATCTGGCTGTTGGCGCTGCCGACAGCAGATCGCCTTCCCAGTGTCCAGGCATCGCGCGATCCTCTGCCGTATGGAAGGCCTGATTCAGGGTCGCATGTCATGACAACGCCACTTACCGCGATATCTTTGGCCATCGGTTGGACGAACACCTCGTCGGATGGCAATAGGGTGCCGTACGAAGAGAACACATCATCTATTGCTTGAATCAGTTGCTCATCGGTACGGACATTTAATACAGCGGTCTGCCATGCTGACGGGTGACCCGATCGATGACCGAAAAGCTGAGCCCGGGTGTGGCAAAAGTACTCAAACGGTTGGCGGAGGAAAGATGCTGCGCGACAAGGATTATCGGCCCACCTTCGATCGTCTTTTCGTAACCCTTCCCGGCCAGTCGGCTCGGCCAGTTCGAATGGCTGCAATGGCCGATCTTCTTCAGGTTGCGGTCATCAAAGGCGGCGTAATGGTAAGCGACCGAGAAACGGCGTCCTAGTTTTGTAGGGTGAGTCTTGGCAGGCTTGCGTCCGCAAACACTTTGCGGACGCAAACCATGATCACTGACGATATTGATGTTGACTGCTTTCCACTGCGAGTAGTGCGTGTCCGGCGCAATGGGAAACGCGATTACGAGCCGGTGGCCAAGCGGCGTTTGATTGAGCTGTGTCTTCGGCCTGGCGCATCGGTGGCAGGCATGGCGCTCAAGGCTCAAGTCAATGCCAATCAACTGCGCAAATGGATTCGGCTGCATCGGGAATCGAGGGCAGTGGAACACGGTTCGCTGGCGGCGTTCGTGCCGGTTGTTCAGGGAATCCGATCCCCTGAAGTCGAAGCTGTGGTCACTGCGCCGCGTCGCACGACGGCCGTGGCAGTTGAACCGCAACCTCAGCCGTCGCGATCAGTCGCGCTGCTGAGTGCGAAGTTGCCAAACGGCGTAGCGATTGAGCTCGCATGCGGTGAGCGTGACGGTGAACTCGTAAAGGCGATGATCGAAGCGTTGGGGGCGAGCTGATGTTCCGCTTCGACGAAGGGCTGAAGGTCTACCTGCACCGGGAAGCTGTGGATTTCCGCAAGAGTATCAATGGTCTGTCGGCGCTGGTCGAGCAGTCGCTGGGGCTCGATCCGTTCGCACAAGCGGTCTACGTGTTTCGCAATCGACGAGCCGATAGGATCAAGCTGCTTGGCTGGGACCGGAACGGATATTGGCTCTTTTTGAAACGACTTGAGGCAGACCGTTTTGCTTGGCCGCGTGGGGCGGCAGTGGCGACGCTCTCGGTCGAGCAACTTCACTGGCTGCTGGACGGCATCGACATCAGTGCCGTCCAGCGGCACCCGCCGCGACATTACCAACGGGCCGTGTGAACGCTGCATGACATCGACGGTCAAATCCGCCATGTCGTCAACGCCTGTCACGATTACCGCCGCGGAACTCCAGCTCTTGCGCAATGCCGCCAAGGAGCGCGATGCGCTCAAAGGCAAACTGCGCGTGGTGACGGTCGAGCGTGACCTGCTGCTCGAGAGGCTCAAGGCCTTCCAGCGCAAGCTGTTCGGCGCCACGAGCGAGGTTCGGGGATCGCAGCAGAAGGACCTGTTCCTCAATGAAGCCGAGACGCTGGCGCCAACGGCGGCGACACTTCCGGCACAGGAAGAAGAAGGTACGCCAGAGATTGAGGTGGCCGGTCACAAGCGCAAGAAGCGCGGCCGCAAGCCGTTGGACCCGGCGCTTCCCCGCGTGCCAATGCGCCACGAACTGCCGGAGTCAGAGCGGGATTACTGCAACTGCGGACGGATTTGTCCCAGCGAGCGCATGCGCACGATGTGGTAGGCGGCCATGCTCAGCACAAACATCTGATCGACTTTCTTCAGACCGCGCACCATCACCTGACGCATGCGCCCCACGGTCTTGACCCACCCGAAGCCCTGTTCGATCAGCTTGCGCTTTTGTTGCGAGACGGCATAACCGGCGCTGGAAGCAATGGCATCAGGAACGGCCGAGCGACGACCCGATGTGTTCTGCGCCACGTGGGGCGTCACCTTCATTTCCAGGCAGGCCTCAATGAACTCGTGCGCGTCATAGCCCTTGTCCGCGCCCACGGTGACTTCCACATTCAGGTCTTCAATCACCTGCCTGGCATCGTTAAGCATGACCTTTGCGGCCTCCCGCTCGGCGTGTCCGTCCGCCTTGGTCACCATGGCGCTAACCACCAGGCCATGGCGGTTGTCGCTCAGGGTATGACCCATGTAGCGCAGCTCACTGGATGTCTTGCCCTTGCGGTAGAGCTTGGCATCGGGATCGGTCTTGGATTCGTGTGTCTCGTTGCTGCGCTTGCGACCTTTGAAGTTGCCGCCGGCGTCATCGTCTTGGTCGTCGCCATCCTTGCGCACGAAGCTCTTGTGGCCTGCCCACGCCTGTATCAGCGTGCCGTCCACGCTGAAGTGCTCACCCGACAGCCAGTTCTTCTTCTGCGCGATGGCCAGCACCTCGTTGAAAAACTGGATCACCGCATCATGCTTGATCAGTCGCTCGCGGTTCTTGGTGAAGACCGTGGGCACCCAAACTGAGTCGTCCATCGACAGCCCGATGAACCAGCGAAACAGCAGGTTGTATTGCGTCTGCTCCATGAGCTGGCGCTCAGAGCGAATGCTGTAGAGCACCTGCAGCAGCATGGCCCGCAGCAACTTCTCCGGCGCGATACTGGGGCGGCCACCCTTGATATCGGCCTCGTACATCTGCGCGAACAGCCGGTCCATCTTCACCAGCGCCTGGTTGGCCATAGTCCGGATCGAGCGCAGCGGATGGGACTGCGGCACGAAATCCTCCAGCCTCCGCATAGTGAACAAGCTTTCCGTGAAGGTATCTGCGCCGCGCATGAATGTGGGATTGGATGGGATCCTCAAAGCAACGCTTCAGCCAGTCGTCGCGCTGACGTCCGCTGGAGGTATTTCAGCGGCCTGTTAAGCCTCTCGAGCAGCAGGTCACGCTCGACCGTCACCACGCGCAACTCGCCTTTGAGCGCATCGCGCTCCTTGGCGGCATTGCGCAAGAGCTGGAGTTCCGCAGCGGTAATCGTGACAGGCGTTGACGACATGACGGATTTGACCGTCGCTGTCATGCAGCGTTCACACGGCCCGTTGGTAATGTCGCGGTGGATGCCGCTGGATGGCACTGATGTCAATGCCGTCCAGCAGCCAGTGAAGTTGCTCGACCGAGAGAGGACCTGTCAGAAATTTTGTGTTTAGGGCATAACATGTCGCCAAGGAGCATGTATGCCACGCAAAACCAAGACCAGCCAGGCCGCCGACCGTGAGCTGCCGAGCATTCCCGAGGACCTGATCGCTCATTTCGTAAAAGGCCCGATGACCGCCGAGGCGGTGCAGGACGCCTCGATGGCGTTCAAGAAGGCCCTGATCGAGCGCGCCCTGGGGGCCGAGCTCGGCCATCATCTGGGCTACCCGGCTGGCGCCGAGCGCCCGGCCGGCACGGCCAACCAGCGCAATGGCAAGAGCGCCAAGACGGTTCTGACCGACGACGGGCCGCTGCGGTTAGACATCCCTCGCGATCGCGACGGCAGCTTTGATCCGATCCTGATTCCCAAGCACGAGCGGCGCTTCACCGGGTTCGACGACAAGATCATCGCCATGTATGCGCGCGGCATGACCTTGCGCGAGATCCAGGCGTTTCTGGCCGAACAGTACAGCACCGAGGTCTCGCCCGAGTTCATCAGTTCGGTGACCGATGCGGTCATGGACGAGGTGACCGCCTGGCAGGCCCGTCCGCTGGAGGTGATGTACCCGGTGGTGTTCTTCGACGCGCTGCGGGTCAAGATGCGCGAGGACGGCGTGGTGCGCAACAAGGCCGTCTACCTGGCCTTGGGCGTGCTGCCCGACGGCACGCGCGACATCCTGGGCCTGTGGATCGAGACTACCGAAGGCGCCAAGTTCTGGATGAAGGTGTTCAACGACCTGAAGACCCGGGGTACCCAAGACATCCTGATCGCGGTGACCGATGGCCTTAAGGGCATGGAACAGGCCCTGGCCGCGGTGTTCCCGAACACCACCCTGCAGACCTGCATCGTGCATCTGATCCGCAACAGCCTGGAGTACGCCAACTGGAAGGAGCGCCGCGCCGTGGCGGCGGCGCTCAAGCCCGTGTACACGGCCCCCACCGTCGAGGCCGCGCTGGCCGAGTTGGCGGCCTTCGAGAACGGGGAATGGGGTCGGCGGTATGCACCGATCGGCGCATCCTGGCGTCGCGCCTGGGATCAGGTGATCCCGTTCTTTACGTTCCCGCCGGCGATCCGCAAGATCATTTACACGACGGATGAAGTTGACAAGCGCGTGGTGTGCTTTCGCTCGTTTATGGCGTCCGTATTGGTGGCCACGGAGCGCGTACCGCACTTGCCTGCGGTCGCGCTTGCTTCCAGCGCGAGAACAGCCGTTGGTAAGCGTGCTCAGCTTGTTCGCCTGCCGCACGCTCCAGATCCCGGACGGACTTCAGATTGTAGGCGGCGGCAGACCCCTTGCGGCTACCGCGACGCGCAGGCATGCCTGCCTGCAGTTCCAGCTCACGGGTCTTGCGCGCAGTCAGCGCCGGGCGATCCCAGGCGAAGGCTTCGTTACGCGTGAGGACGTGCCACACGATGATCGCCACCTTGCGTGCCGTGGCAACAGCCGCGATCTGCTGACCGCGACGATCCCGGATACGAAGGAAGAAGGCTCGGACGGGGCCGGCCGTTTGGGCTGCGGCCCAGGCAGCGTCGACCAGCATGGCACGCGCATAGGAACGTCCGCGCTTGCTGATGTGTCCGTGCTTTGCTGGCTGCAAGCCGGATTGGTAGACCGAAGGATTGAGGCCAAAGTAGCTGACCAGTTTCTGCGGCGAACGAAAGCGAGCGATATCGCCAATGGCCGAGATCAACCCGATCGCAACGGTGGTGTTGATGCCGGTGATGGTCAGCAGCTTGCGCAGCCTGTCGTCCTGAATAGCGGATTGGGCCAGGACGCGCTCAACCTGCTGCAGATTCTCTGCCAGCCTGTCGAGCTCATGCAACCGCTGGTCAATCCCGATGCGCTCGTCCATGGGTAGCGGCTGAAGGCTCAGCCAGGCCCGCCCTTTCTTGCCAAACAGGTCTGTCGCAGGACACCGTGCGATGAGATGTGCGGCAAGGACAGCGTGAATCTCATTCTTGAGCCGCGTCCGCTGCCGCACGATCTGGGCGCGGCGCGACACCTGCCGTCGCATCGCTTGCGTGGCCTCGTCTGGAATCCACACCTCGGGCAGGAAGCCACTCGCATAGAGTTGCGCAAGGATCGCGGCATCGATCTTATCCGTCTTGACGCGCGCTTCTGCGATCAGGCGGACTTGCAACGGGTTGGCGACAATCACTTTGCCGACATGACCTGTCAGCACGTTCGCGATGGCGATCGTGTTGCCGGTCGCCTCGAGTACCACGTGGTCGTCGGGCTTTAGCTTGGCAGCAAAGTGTTCCAGCTCGTCGCGTCGCAGTCCGACGCGCCCGCCGGCGCGTAGCCGGCCATTCTCCAAATAGGCGATCTCGGCCACCGATCGCGATACATCCAGTCCTATCACTCGCATTGGCGTCTCCCATGGGAAACATCGCAAATGGGAGCCGGTGGGACAGCACGACAACTACGGATTCGCGCTCGCAGCGCAACCGGGCGGGTCGCAGGGGCGGCCAACTACTAACACGAGCTCGCAGCTCAACGTATATGAACGGCCTGCCCACCCGAAGTGCTCCCCGGTGCCCCTGTCCCGGATGGTCGAACCATACACCAAGTTACACGGTGAGGAGAGGAAGGGCACCGGTTCCTATCATGCCGGTTACCAACGCGATCGAGAGCATCAACGCGCAGCTGCGCAAGATCATCAAGACGCGCGGTCACTTCCCCAGCGACGAGGCGGCGACCAAGCTGCTGTGGCTGGCGCTGCGAAACATCACGGTGAAGTGGGGCAGTTCAACCCATGACTGGAAGGCTGCCATGAACCAGTTTGCGATCCTCTACGAGGAACGCTTCACCCACCCTTATCGTTAAGATATTGCTGGCTCACCGTTCCATCGACGGTGAGCCTTTACCTGCCCTGCACACAAAAAAACTGACAGGCCCCCGAGAGAGTCGCCACTGCCGCCCCACGCGGCCAGGCAAAACGGTCTGCCTCAAGTCGTTTCAAAAAAAGCCAATATCCGTTCCGGCCCCAGCCAAGCAGCTTGATCCGATCGGCTCGCCGATTGCGAAACACGTAGACCGCTTGTGCGAACGAATCGAGCCCCAGCGACTGCTCGACCAGCGCCGACAGACCATTGATACTCTTGCGGAAATCCACGGCTTCCCGGTGCAGGTAGACCTTCAGCCCTTCGTCGAAGCGGAACATCAGCTCGCCCCCAACGCTTCGATCATCGCCTTTACGAGTTCACCGTCACGCCCACCGCATGCGAGCTCAATCGCCACGCCGTTTGGCAACTTCGCACTCAGCAGCGCGACTGATCGCGACGGCTGAGGTTGCGGTTCAACTGCCACGGCCGTCGTGCGACTCGGCGCAGTGACCACAGCTTCGACTTCAGGGGATCGGATTCCCTGAACAACCGGCACGAACGCCGCCAGCGAACCGCGTTCCACTGCCTTCGATTCCCGATGCAGCCGAATCCATTTGCGCAGTTGATTGGCATTGACTTGAGCCTTGAGCGCCATGCCTGCCACCGATGCGCCAGGCCGAAGACACAGCTCAATCAAACGCCGTTTGGCCACCGGCTCGTAATCGCGTTTGCCATTGCGCCGGACACGCACTACTCGCAGTGGAAAGCAGTCAACATCAATATCGTCAGTGTTCATGGTTTGCGTTCGCAAAGTGTTTGCGGACGCAAGCCTGCCAAGACTCACCCTATAAAACTAGGACGCCGTTTCTCGGTCGCTTACATTCCATGGCACGGACGTTGCACATAGTCGATCCTGCGATGTACCTGCTCCCTTGCGAGCGTGAAGCATCCGCCAACGCCTAGGCGGTGTTGTCCGGAAACATACAGCGAATGTCGCGACGAGTAACCATAACTGCGGGCACCTCCGCTTCTGCCGCAATGCCTTGTGCGGCGAGGGAAAAATAAATGATTGCACGACTACATCACTGGATGATCGCTTTTAGTCTGCTAGCCGGTCTCGGCGGCTGTGGAGGGGGCGCTTCCGGCACAAATCATGAAACAGGCACTGCCCCAACCGTATCCGGAACCGTAGGAGGAGCTATTACTCCCATTCCACCGGCTACCCCACCGGCTACCCCACCGGCCGCACAACCGGGGACAGGAGGGAGGCCACCAGGAAAGGCGGTGCTGACGCCAGCAGTGCTCGTACCAACTGTCCGGTTTATAGAGCAGATGCCCGCTGAGCAGTTTGTCGGTCCGACCTACTCACCCGAAGGCGGGGAATATGACCTCGGCTCCGTCGTCGTGAGTACCGCTGACGTTTCACCGGCTGTTTTTCTCACTCGTATTCATGGCTGGATTCGCTATCCGGGTGCACCAGTGAACCCGTCCGGTACCGCGCCGACCTCCTATCCCGTGGTCATATTCCTCCATGGCATGCATAATCGGTCTGAGCCCAGCTTCGAAGGGTACGACTATCTGGCAAATGACCTTGTTGTGCATGGTTATGTCACGCTGTCAATAGATGCGAACGACATTAATGCGTTTTGCCCATCGACGGCGATTGGGTGTATTCACGGGGGAGCGGGCGATTATTCATCGCAGTCGCGAGGCCAACTGGTCCTTGCAACACTCGACCGTCTCAAGAAATTGAGTGATGGGGGTCAAACCACGACCGGTATACAGATCCCGAAGCAGTTGATTGGCAAGATTGATTTTAGCCGGATTGGCATCATGGGGCACTCCCGAGGTGGCCAGGGTATCAACGACGCCATCCAGCTTAATGATCGGCGCATTGGTGTCAGTCTGCAACAGCTACGCTCGGCCACCGCCGAACTGCAAAATGAAAAAGACAATTGGGCAGGTAATACCTGGTTTGCTGCGCCCGGCGCAGCCGTGACCACCGGCACAAAGGCGGCGTTCCTCACGACGCTCAACACCCTGATAGCCGAGCTAAGCGTGAACGGTCTATCTGATCAGGATCTGTCAACATTCCTCGACATGAATAACGTCATGCTTTCTCCTGAAGCGGGCGACTGGTCGAACACTCCACCGAAATATGTTTTCAAGGCCGCGCTCTCACTTGCGCCAACAGACAGCCAGTCCTACCGGAAGATCGCCAGCGTGCCCTTTGCCGCGATGGTGGGAACATGTGATGGAGACGTGAACAATTTGTCCGGAACACACGTGCTCGACAACAACCGCTTCAGCAGGGATCCTGCCGACTCGGCTCCGCGGTTCCAGATTGTGGTACGCGGGGCTAATCACAATTACTTCAATAGCCAATGGACAAAGGACGATTACAGCGGATTACAGGGAGATTACTGCTATGCAGACGCCACGCACGCGACCAGACTGGCTACAGCCGATCAGCAATCCATCGGGCTATTCGTGATCAACAGTTTCATGCGCAATTTCGTTGGGGGAGAAGCGGTGTTTGCTCCCTACTGGAATGGCACAGCCAGACTGCCAGCGGCGGCCTGTCCGGGGAGTCAGGCACCTTGTGATAACCGGGTGGTGCTGACGATTCAGATCAATGGAGTCAACGGACATAAAATGATTGCTCCATTCGACGAATATGGCCTGAACCAGCCCTACGACAGCACAATCTCGACCTTGCAGACGGGCGGTCCGCTGGACCTGATCGACGCATCCGCCTTTCGAGGTAACGTATACACTTGCGCGACGGATCTCACCCTGGGGGATGGAGCCATACCGACCTGTACACAGCCCTCGCCGACGGGGATATTCTTCAGGACAGGTCCTGAAGGCCCGCTTAGTACCTACGTAGGCGGGTTGCTGTCGATCGCCAATCAGGTTCAGTTCACACTGACCGGACCAAACATGACGCTGCCGGTTACGCTTAAGGAACCCGCGTACGGGCCAAGCGGCCAGCCGGTAACGGCAAACGCCCTGTCGACGGTTGGGTTTGACACATTAAGCTTCCGCATCGCAATGGTCCGACCCCAGCCCTCCGTTGAGGGAATGCTCGCGGCGCAGCAGGTGAGTGTCACACTCACCGATAGCAAGGGGCGCGACTCACCGGCGATACTGGTCAGTGACTTCTCCGACGCGCTGGACAGCAGCATGGGACTGTCGATTCCCCCCCAAAGCTCAATGCCCGAGTTGCTGAACATGGTGGCAATCCCACTCGACGCATTCGGGCCTGATCCCGCATCAAAAAGCACGTTCGATATCACTCAACTCAGCAAGCTGACCCTGAAGTTCGCCAATGCGCCCAATGATGGCACCGCGGTCTCCTTGACCGACCTCGAACTGCAGAATTTCGGACGCAACGTTCACTGAGTGTGTGCCGGCCTGAGCGCCTGCTCACGACTTTAGTTTCCGTTCGTCCAATTTTCCCAAGGTGGATTTTTATGCACCTCTGTCGCTAAGTGCACAAACGCGAATCGAGGGTGCTTGGCCGTTTAACAGGAAGCTGAATGCGCCACGACGCCAACCTATCAGCCCGGAGCGAAGGTTTCTGGCACGCGCGCAGCAGCATTCGCGGGCTGTGCGCGAGGCATCGGCGTGAGTCAGAAACGCGCTCATGCCCAAGCAGCCAGCAGTTTGCCGTGCGCCATCCACAGGTTTGACAGCGCGAACAAGGTTATGGGTTGCGCGGTGTTCTTCCTCAGCCCTCGATAGCGGACCTTGGTGTAGCCGAGCAGGCCTGTCGACAGGGATTCTCTGCTCTCTATCTGCGGGTGCCTCGACTGTTCGAGGAACTGCAGATCGCCCACGGCGACGGGAGCTTTACGCGCCGCCTGGCGCAACTCGCACGCATCGATGTTCTGGTGCTGGACGACTGGGGCCTACAGGAGCCTTCTGAAAGCGCTCGCGGCGATCTGCTGGAAGTTCTGGACGACCGCGTCGGTACCCGCTCGACCATCGTGACAAGCCAGCTCCCGATCGAGCATTGGCACCAGTGGTTGAATGATCCGACGCTGGCTGACGCCATCCTGGACCGGCTGGTCCACCAGGCGCACAAAGTGGCGCTCAAAGGCGAATCCATGCGCAAGCGCACGGCAACCGACGCCAAGAAACGGGTATCGTGATCACCTACGCTACAATCTCCTGACCGCGCAGTACCACCTTCCTTCCCTGATCACGTTCGCCGAAACCGCTGATCACCTTCACCGAAATCCGCAGTCCGAGCGGCGCGGATGCTCGGAAATGAGAGTGAACCGATACTGCCGAGCATTGGCTACGAAAAGAAGCAAGGAGACTGGATCCAGCGAATTTGTATTTACATTGCTGGAAGCGCTGTTCACCCATATCCGACAATGATGAGAATACTCGGATCGAACGCAGACCGGCGCTTCTCCGCTCAATCTGATTCTCCTACTCGGTCGGTGCGAGATGGAATCGCTTTAGGTGCGCAATAGTTGCTTGTGGAGCCGGGCTCCGTCCCTTTTGATTGGCTAACGCGGGAGCCCATTTCAGCGGATCAGGTAAGCACATGCGCGCGGAAGGAGTACCGTTGACTCCGAGAAGGATGAGAGTCTCCATCGCACCCATACGGCATCCCCTTATACGGAAGTAGGACCGTCTCCGCGGCGAGGCTTGGAGCTTGAAGTCCCGGGAATTTCGAGGTAAGGGGGTTGTTAACTTCGCCAGACTCGCGTTTACTCTCGGATTTTCGCGCAGCAATGAGCAACGAGTCGGGGGCATGGGTGGACGAGGAATTCGAGAGTCTGGATCTTGGTGATCCGGGGCGGGATCGGCGCGCCAAGGAGCTGCTCAAGCGGTTTGCGGCTCTGCCGACGGCGAGCATCCCCGGCGCATGCGATGACTGGTCGCAAACCATCGCGGCATATCGGTTTCTCGGCAATGAGCAGATCGATTGGCGGGACGTAATGCAGCCGCATTGGGAGCGCACTGCAGCGAGGGCCGCGCAGTTTCCGGTGGTGCTGTGCATCGCTGATACAACCGAATTGAACTTTAATGGCCAGGAGATCGACGGGCTGGGTCCGTTGACCTATGAAGCCCAGCGGGGCATGTTTTTGCATCCGACCTACGCGGTGACGCCTGACCGCGAGCCGCTGGGGGTGATCGATGCCTGGATGTGGGCTCGGGAGCCCAAGGACGCCGATGGCAACCGGGGCGGGATCAAGGAAAGCGTACGCTGGATTGAAGGATATGAACGGGTTGCGGAGCAAGCCGCGCTATTGCCGCAGACACGGCTGGTGTATGTGACAGACCGCGAGGGTGATATTGCCGAGTTGATGGCGCGCGCCCAGGAACTTGGCCAACCGGCCGACTGGTTGATCCGCAGCCAACACAACCGCAACCTGGCCGAGGGCGGCAAGTTGTGGGATAGCGTCGACGCCAGCCCGGTACTCGGGGAAATCACCTTTATCTTGCCAGGGCGAGCAGGCCAGAAGGCGCGCGAGGTCAAACAGGAACTACGCGCCCAGCGTATGAAGCTGCCGGGTCTGGTCGGAGCGGAGTTCACCTGTGTGGCGGCAAGGGAGATCGAAGCGCCCGCAGGCGTCAAGCCAGTGGTTTGGCGATTGGTGACGAACCGAGAAGCGCAGGACGCTGATGCGGTCAACGAACTTGTTGAATGGTATCGGGCAAGGTGGGAGATCGAGATGTTCTTCCATGTCCTGAAGACCGGCTGCAAGGTCGAGGCGCTACAGCTATCGCACATGGATCGTGTGGAGCGGGCCTTGGCGTTGTATATGGTGGTGGCATGGCGCATTGCCCGCCTGATGCGGTTGGGCAGAACCTGTCCGGATCTGGATGCGTCGCTGTTCTTCGATGCCGACGAGATTCGGGGGGCATACGTGCTCTCCAAGAAAGCTCGCCCGAAGACACCGGTCACACTCAATCAGATGATTCGGTTGGTTGCTTCCCTGGGCGGGTTCCTTGGGCGGAAGAACGATGGCGAGCCCGGCGCCAAGACGATCTGGATCGGCATGCAGCGAACC
The Cupriavidus taiwanensis LMG 19424 DNA segment above includes these coding regions:
- the tnpA gene encoding IS66-like element accessory protein TnpA; translated protein: MITDDIDVDCFPLRVVRVRRNGKRDYEPVAKRRLIELCLRPGASVAGMALKAQVNANQLRKWIRLHRESRAVEHGSLAAFVPVVQGIRSPEVEAVVTAPRRTTAVAVEPQPQPSRSVALLSAKLPNGVAIELACGERDGELVKAMIEALGAS
- the tnpA gene encoding IS66-like element accessory protein TnpA, with the translated sequence MNTDDIDVDCFPLRVVRVRRNGKRDYEPVAKRRLIELCLRPGASVAGMALKAQVNANQLRKWIRLHRESKAVERGSLAAFVPVVQGIRSPEVEAVVTAPSRTTAVAVEPQPQPSRSVALLSAKLPNGVAIELACGGRDGELVKAMIEALGAS
- a CDS encoding IS5 family transposase, with amino-acid sequence MRGADTFTESLFTMRRLEDFVPQSHPLRSIRTMANQALVKMDRLFAQMYEADIKGGRPSIAPEKLLRAMLLQVLYSIRSERQLMEQTQYNLLFRWFIGLSMDDSVWVPTVFTKNRERLIKHDAVIQFFNEVLAIAQKKNWLSGEHFSVDGTLIQAWAGHKSFVRKDGDDQDDDAGGNFKGRKRSNETHESKTDPDAKLYRKGKTSSELRYMGHTLSDNRHGLVVSAMVTKADGHAEREAAKVMLNDARQVIEDLNVEVTVGADKGYDAHEFIEACLEMKVTPHVAQNTSGRRSAVPDAIASSAGYAVSQQKRKLIEQGFGWVKTVGRMRQVMVRGLKKVDQMFVLSMAAYHIVRMRSLGQIRPQLQ
- the tnpB gene encoding IS66 family insertion sequence element accessory protein TnpB (TnpB, as the term is used for proteins encoded by IS66 family insertion elements, is considered an accessory protein, since TnpC, encoded by a neighboring gene, is a DDE family transposase.), which produces MFRFDEGLKVYLHREAVDFRKSINGLSALVEQSLGLDSFAQAVYVFRNRRADRIKLLGWGRNGYWLFLKRLEADRFAWPRGAAVATLSGACQFFCVQGR
- a CDS encoding alpha/beta hydrolase; protein product: MLTPAVLVPTVRFIEQMPAEQFVGPTYSPEGGEYDLGSVVVSTADVSPAVFLTRIHGWIRYPGAPVNPSGTAPTSYPVVIFLHGMHNRSEPSFEGYDYLANDLVVHGYVTLSIDANDINAFCPSTAIGCIHGGAGDYSSQSRGQLVLATLDRLKKLSDGGQTTTGIQIPKQLIGKIDFSRIGIMGHSRGGQGINDAIQLNDRRIGVSLQQLRSATAELQNEKDNWAGNTWFAAPGAAVTTGTKAAFLTTLNTLIAELSVNGLSDQDLSTFLDMNNVMLSPEAGDWSNTPPKYVFKAALSLAPTDSQSYRKIASVPFAAMVGTCDGDVNNLSGTHVLDNNRFSRDPADSAPRFQIVVRGANHNYFNSQWTKDDYSGLQGDYCYADATHATRLATADQQSIGLFVINSFMRNFVGGEAVFAPYWNGTARLPAAACPGSQAPCDNRVVLTIQINGVNGHKMIAPFDEYGLNQPYDSTISTLQTGGPLDLIDASAFRGNVYTCATDLTLGDGAIPTCTQPSPTGIFFRTGPEGPLSTYVGGLLSIANQVQFTLTGPNMTLPVTLKEPAYGPSGQPVTANALSTVGFDTLSFRIAMVRPQPSVEGMLAAQQVSVTLTDSKGRDSPAILVSDFSDALDSSMGLSIPPQSSMPELLNMVAIPLDAFGPDPASKSTFDITQLSKLTLKFANAPNDGTAVSLTDLELQNFGRNVH
- a CDS encoding IS110 family RNA-guided transposase — protein: MRVIGLDVSRSVAEIAYLENGRLRAGGRVGLRRDELEHFAAKLKPDDHVVLEATGNTIAIANVLTGHVGKVIVANPLQVRLIAEARVKTDKIDAAILAQLYASGFLPEVWIPDEATQAMRRQVSRRAQIVRQRTRLKNEIHAVLAAHLIARCPATDLFGKKGRAWLSLQPLPMDERIGIDQRLHELDRLAENLQQVERVLAQSAIQDDRLRKLLTITGINTTVAIGLISAIGDIARFRSPQKLVSYFGLNPSVYQSGLQPAKHGHISKRGRSYARAMLVDAAWAAAQTAGPVRAFFLRIRDRRGQQIAAVATARKVAIIVWHVLTRNEAFAWDRPALTARKTRELELQAGMPARRGSRKGSAAAYNLKSVRDLERAAGEQAEHAYQRLFSRWKQARPQASAVRAPWPPIRTP
- the tnpB gene encoding IS66 family insertion sequence element accessory protein TnpB (TnpB, as the term is used for proteins encoded by IS66 family insertion elements, is considered an accessory protein, since TnpC, encoded by a neighboring gene, is a DDE family transposase.); this translates as MFRFDEGLKVYLHREAVDFRKSINGLSALVEQSLGLDPFAQAVYVFRNRRADRIKLLGWDRNGYWLFLKRLEADRFAWPRGAAVATLSVEQLHWLLDGIDISAVQRHPPRHYQRAV